From the genome of Anopheles funestus chromosome 2RL, idAnoFuneDA-416_04, whole genome shotgun sequence:
TCTGGACACGTTTATTTACAAACTTCCTACAAAACGTTCATTCAGTTCAGAAGCAATAATTAAAATCGGCAAGGGAATTCTGTGCAATGCAATAAgacacctttttttgcttttactgttgcagttttgtagcaagtaaaataaaaacataatattgtAAAGATCACGGTCACGGTATTGTTATCGAAAtggaacacaaaacaaaaagacgtTAACACCAATTGTTGGCGGGAACAAACCGAATTCTGTTACTACTCTTTTTTCTGTATGCACGTGATGAGATGAGGATGTTCCTGgtaagataaaataataataaaaacgcGTTTTGCTTCATTCATCACCCAAGGAAGACAACTTTAACTGGTTGaccttttttgtcttcttttgtttcgatttatcgttgtttcttctctttttgatGCAATTATTTGTTGTTAAGTTTTATACACATAAAATTAACTCGTAAAACAAGACGTACGAAAGacgtcacacacacatacattggGAACTTTAATTAGCTGCAATTTTCATGGTTGCATTCGGTGGTTTATAAAAACAAGCGGTACAAACTCCATCATGTAAAATAGGAGATAAAAAGAAGCTTCAAAAGAACAGGTTGCACAACGCGAAGAGATCTGTTGCTGGTTTTTTGGGTGATCTTTGAGGGGTGGTAAGATTTATAGcgttttttaagatttttggCAGTGATTATGTCATTAAAATTTGTAGGTTGTAAGccttataaatgttttttgtatACTACCGATCATCACAATGTATCGTATGCTCGTCCTTATAGAACATTATCATTTTAAGAGCTAATTTAACAGTATTCTCATAAGCATTATAGCAttagaaacaatttaaatgaatATAATACACATCAACTTTTAACTAATCGAATATTGTTACTCGGAAGATTCTCTAAACTagttaagaaaattaatttccttaCAGTTTTACAGTTTAAGTTTAACTATACATCACTTTGTGTCCTTACCACAAATagattatttcaattattttcaattttattattttatcactTTATCATAAAACACTACAACAATTTCACTCTTGAAACCTTGCCCAACAGTAGCACACACACTGTTCCGAACCACTTCCGAGCACGATCGGCACATAATTGCAAACAGGCACTGTGCCTACCCTTTAGGGCAGCAACCGTTTCGAATCCTCCAAGAccttgatatttatttttgcaacgtCCAGACCGGCTTCGGACAGCAGACCTCCCGCCATTTACTGGGAGCCCTTCGCATCGGCATCGCACGCTAAGTTTAGCGGGCATGTGAAAATCGTTTAACGTATCCGTCCTTCACATGCACGCGCACtaattgaaagtgaaatttcGTAAGCAGACTTTTGCGCCACGTAACGGAAGTGGGTAAACATCGTTTAATTATCTGCCGCTACTACGGGCACACACTGCTGTCAACAAGTGCAACGACGCCAAGAAGGATTGTCTGGAGTGTGGCCAACTCTGGAACATGTACCGTGCGGTAACGATCATTGATCATTGAGTCGTCTAAAGATGCTTTCGTGGTCATATTTTTAGCCGCTTACCGTACAAAACGACCACTCCGGGTGGCATTGAGTGATGGGGATTCGCCTTTGCATCCTAACGTTTATCGCGGaagatcatttttaatttatatccACTGTTTATGGAAGGGGACTAGTTATGATTGAAATTAATGACCCTGTACTAAGAACTCACattgactgttttttttcttataaacgtttgtcgttgttttccatttccatcttGCAGGACTATCCACTGCCCAAACGCAGCTCCGAAGGCAGTATGAGCTAAATCGACGAACGCCGGGTACGGCTGTCCGCAATCGGGAACCGGTGGCTTCTGACGCCCCGGTACGTAGCCCGGTGCGACAACAGGGCCCTGTACAGCAGGCGTCCGCATCAGACGAGATTGATCCGGAACTGTCGGAGAACTGTCCCGAACCGAACGGTTACTTTGCGGATGCGGAACAGTGCGATAAGTACTACCAGTGCCGTGATGGTCAAATTACGGAGAAACTTTGCCCGGACGGTATGGTGTTTAATGATTACGATTCCGATCAGGAGAAGTGTGATCTACCATTTAACATCGATTGTAGCAAGCGTCCGAAGTTCCGTAAGTAGTAGAGCATGTTGGTGAAGGTATCCTGGTCATGGCACCAAATATGCAATACAATACATGtactaagaaaaataaattatgaagaaGGAAACATACGAAACTAGTGCAGGAAGGTTGAATCGATCAACTATGAACATTTCACTAAAGAAGATCTTGCGGCTAAGATCgtctatttttaatgaaattctaGTCCCAAAATACCGGATTACAAATGGAGATACAGTTGTGgtattttaagatttttaatCGCGCTTAATAGGTAAAAAATTTGATACAAAATTTGATAGCTTTGATTCAACAATTGGTGCCATGACCAGGATACTAATGAAAGAAGGGAATGAAGGATATTAACAAAGACTTACAATCATTGCTTTGAACTTCACAGAAACACCAATTCCTTCCCTGCACTGTCCCCGTCAGAATGGTTACTTTGCTAGTGAAACGGGAGCGTGCGATAAGTTCTACTACTGCGTCGACGGTATGTTCAACATGATCACCTGTCCGGAAGGGTTAGTGTTTAACCCACGCACCGGTATCTGTACCTGGCCGGATGAGGCACAGAAGAAGGGTTGCTCTTCGGAGGATGTGTTCAAGTTTAGCTGCCCGAAGGTGAACGAAACCCATGCAGCTACCCATCCACGGTATGCCGATCCGGACGACTGTCAGTTCTTCTACGTGTGCATCAACGGTGAAACGCCGCGCCGTAACGGTTGCAAGCTCGGCCAAGCATTCGACGACGTGGCTAAACACTGCGAATGGGCACGCAAGGTGCCGGATTGGTATGGATTTTTcctttaaatagtttttttttgtagaatatTTCAAGTGGATTTACAAAATGTTTCCccttctctgtttttttttccagtgCCGACTGGTACAAGGATCGTCTTACTGATAAGCAGCTAGAAGACCTAGAAAATCCGCcaacaccgaaaccgaaaccagCCAACAACCCGTCAAAGGTTTCACGCCGTCGCCCATCAAAACGGCCGAAGCAACCCGTCGACG
Proteins encoded in this window:
- the LOC125761972 gene encoding protein obstructor-E translates to MIISREATVKMKAVAKFSLSFLVLLSVIFGLSTAQTQLRRQYELNRRTPGTAVRNREPVASDAPVRSPVRQQGPVQQASASDEIDPELSENCPEPNGYFADAEQCDKYYQCRDGQITEKLCPDGMVFNDYDSDQEKCDLPFNIDCSKRPKFQTPIPSLHCPRQNGYFASETGACDKFYYCVDGMFNMITCPEGLVFNPRTGICTWPDEAQKKGCSSEDVFKFSCPKVNETHAATHPRYADPDDCQFFYVCINGETPRRNGCKLGQAFDDVAKHCEWARKVPDCADWYKDRLTDKQLEDLENPPTPKPKPANNPSKVSRRRPSKRPKQPVDDQE